One window of the Dermacentor andersoni chromosome 10, qqDerAnde1_hic_scaffold, whole genome shotgun sequence genome contains the following:
- the LOC140213447 gene encoding uncharacterized protein: MTVEPTSQPQPISKEADNDIDSERPTKFSALNGERESTVAEQARYEFHEMLRALSDSVKQLTKYTLGLGQCLRDCTRDFLRGRQASLWVGSLQSEPVELGDKGTPQDSVISPTLFNLAMIGLFRQLTRIGNLQHAIYVDDVTMWVAKRSEGQIKHTLQNAIRITEEYHKATGLWCSPSKSELPLYRPKRGGPKPKGWDTGADPCVHLYTAEGLTIPVVGHIKVLGMRIGASGSNTIAVAKLSTKAEDGARLLR; encoded by the exons ATGACGGTCGAGCCTACATCCCAACCACAACCGATCAGTAAGGAAGCAGATAATGACATCGATAGCGAGAGACCCACAAAATTCAGCGCTCTCAATGGCGAACGAGAATCCACGGTGGCCGAGCAGGCTCGCTACGAGTTCCATGAGATGCTGAGAGCGCTCAGTGACAGTGTCAAGCAGCTAAC AAAATATACACTCGGACTTGGTCAATGTCTCCGTGACTGCACCCGTGACTTCCTGAGGGGAAGGCAGGCGTCGCTATGGGTCGGATCCTTGCAGTCGGAGCCAGTCGAACTGGGCGACAAGGGTACCCCGCAGGACTCGGTGATATCCCCTACCCTCTTCAACCTGGCCATGATAGGACTGTTCAGGCAACTGACTCGAATCGGGAACCTCCAACATGCCATCTATGTAGATGACGTGACCATGTGGGTGGCAAAGCGCAGTGAAGGACAAATTAAGCACACTTTACAAAATGCGATCCGAATCACTGAGGAGTACCACAAAGCAACAGGCCTGTGGTGCTCGCCGAGCAAGTCCGAGCTGCCGCTATATAGACCCAAGAGAGGAGGGCCTAAACCGAAGGGATGGGACACAGGCGCTGACCCATGCGTCCACCTGTACACCGCTGAAGGCCTCACGATTCCGGTGGTCGGACACATCAAGGTGTTGGGCATGAGAATAGGGGCGAGTGGCTCGAACACCATCGCAGTCGCTAAGCTGAGCACGAAGGCCGAGGATGGCGCACGCCTACTGAGATGA